In Pseudomonas deceptionensis, a single window of DNA contains:
- a CDS encoding aldose 1-epimerase family protein, which produces MTPLKLFVSLSALSVASNAMAWDYVLLDTDKAAQNWQITSQLLGVKTDKPFSVTLRTLHGGRQEGVSIVDIDNGTMKLSVVPTRGMNVLQASVGNVRMGWDSPVKEVVNPSFIELNGRGGLGWLEGFNELVTRCGYEWVGHPGVDNGELLTLHGRAANIPANKVTLHIDEKPPYVITLRGELKEQAFKKVDFSVATELVTEPGSVVFALNDTLTNNGDYPKEYQALYHSNFSTPFLEQGARFAAPVKQVSPFNDRAKGDLPDWQTYRAPTKDYDETVYNVVPYADAKGDTLTVLHNKAGSLGVSVGFNTQTLPVFSLWKNTDTQGQGYVTGLEPGTSFSYNRRFQRPLNLVPTIGPKEHKQFRISYSLLADKAAVDKALKQVSEIQGGRETEVRQTPLVDLTKG; this is translated from the coding sequence ATGACCCCGCTCAAACTCTTTGTTTCCCTCAGCGCACTGTCCGTTGCCTCCAACGCCATGGCCTGGGATTACGTTCTGCTCGACACCGACAAGGCTGCCCAGAACTGGCAGATCACCAGCCAGCTGCTCGGCGTAAAAACCGACAAGCCCTTCAGCGTCACCCTGCGCACCTTGCACGGCGGTCGGCAGGAGGGTGTCAGCATCGTGGACATCGATAACGGTACGATGAAACTCTCGGTAGTGCCGACTCGCGGAATGAATGTCTTGCAGGCCTCGGTTGGTAATGTGCGCATGGGCTGGGATTCGCCGGTCAAGGAAGTGGTCAACCCGTCCTTCATCGAACTTAATGGCCGCGGTGGTCTGGGCTGGCTGGAAGGTTTCAATGAGCTGGTCACCCGCTGCGGATACGAATGGGTCGGCCACCCCGGCGTCGACAACGGCGAACTGCTGACCCTGCACGGTCGGGCCGCCAACATTCCTGCGAACAAAGTCACCCTGCATATCGATGAAAAACCACCGTACGTCATCACCCTTCGCGGCGAACTGAAAGAGCAGGCGTTCAAGAAGGTCGACTTCTCCGTAGCGACCGAACTGGTCACCGAGCCCGGCAGCGTAGTGTTCGCCCTCAACGACACCCTGACCAACAACGGCGACTATCCGAAGGAATACCAAGCGCTGTATCACAGTAACTTCAGTACCCCGTTCCTGGAGCAGGGCGCCCGTTTCGCTGCGCCGGTGAAACAGGTGTCGCCGTTCAACGACAGGGCCAAGGGCGACCTGCCCGATTGGCAAACTTACCGCGCACCTACCAAGGACTACGACGAAACGGTTTACAACGTGGTGCCGTATGCCGATGCCAAGGGCGATACGTTGACCGTGTTGCATAACAAGGCCGGCAGCCTGGGTGTTTCGGTCGGCTTCAACACTCAGACACTGCCCGTGTTTTCCCTGTGGAAAAACACCGATACCCAAGGCCAAGGCTATGTCACGGGGCTGGAGCCGGGGACAAGCTTTTCCTACAATCGCCGTTTTCAGCGGCCACTGAACCTGGTACCGACAATTGGGCCGAAGGAACACAAGCAGTTCCGCATCAGCTACAGCTTATTGGCAGATAAGGCGGCTGTGGATAAGGCCTTGAAGCAGGTAAGCGAGATTCAGGGTGGGCGGGAGACTGAGGTGCGGCAGACGCCGTTAGTTGATCTGACCAAGGGGTAG
- a CDS encoding GlxA family transcriptional regulator: MQAIRVAVLAFNGVSLFHLSVPGVVLGTAQTTPGEPEYEVNFCAEVPGMLSSDQGIGLSVTHGLELMEASDVIVIPAWSDPSVAASAQLVKALQLAHSQDKLIVGLCLGAFVLGDAGLLDGKEATTHWVARDEFARRFPEVSFRPEVLYVSDGNIMTSAGTVAAIDCCLHLVRQRLGADVANRTAKLLVTPPHRQGGQAQYVEHPVPQLSSETHLSDVLAWARMNLAGNLSLDVLADMAKMSRRTFTRRFKEATGTTVSKWLNAERVLRAQALLETTELSIECIADEAGFGTPLSLRQQFGAHLGTSPSEYRKMFCLGKNPENEKKSDSVLQSCTPDSSL, encoded by the coding sequence ATGCAAGCCATACGTGTTGCAGTTCTAGCGTTCAACGGCGTGAGCCTTTTTCACCTTTCTGTTCCAGGCGTTGTATTGGGTACCGCTCAAACCACGCCGGGTGAGCCTGAATACGAGGTTAACTTCTGCGCTGAAGTGCCAGGCATGCTGAGCAGTGACCAGGGCATTGGACTGTCTGTAACCCACGGCCTGGAATTGATGGAGGCGAGTGACGTAATTGTCATTCCCGCGTGGAGTGATCCGTCGGTCGCCGCATCTGCACAGCTTGTGAAGGCGCTGCAACTCGCCCACTCCCAAGACAAGTTGATCGTCGGGTTATGCCTGGGTGCATTTGTGCTCGGCGATGCCGGGCTACTTGACGGGAAAGAGGCGACGACCCACTGGGTGGCCCGCGACGAATTTGCGCGACGTTTTCCAGAGGTCAGTTTTCGGCCTGAGGTGCTCTATGTCAGTGACGGCAACATCATGACCTCCGCTGGAACCGTGGCGGCAATCGATTGTTGCCTGCATCTGGTACGCCAGCGTCTCGGTGCTGATGTCGCCAACCGCACCGCCAAACTGCTGGTGACACCGCCGCACAGGCAGGGAGGCCAGGCTCAATACGTAGAACACCCTGTACCGCAACTCTCCAGTGAGACTCATTTGTCTGATGTATTGGCGTGGGCTCGAATGAATCTGGCCGGTAATCTGTCGCTCGATGTCCTGGCTGACATGGCAAAAATGAGCAGGCGTACCTTTACCCGTCGGTTCAAGGAGGCCACCGGCACGACCGTATCCAAATGGTTAAACGCTGAACGTGTGCTCAGGGCGCAGGCGCTACTGGAAACGACGGAGTTATCAATTGAATGCATCGCGGATGAAGCAGGCTTTGGAACGCCCCTGTCTTTAAGGCAACAATTTGGCGCTCACTTGGGCACATCACCGTCTGAATACCGGAAAATGTTTTGCCTTGGAAAGAATCCGGAAAATGAGAAAAAGAGCGACAGCGTTCTGCAAAGTTGCACACCGGACTCTAGCCTTTAG
- a CDS encoding cysteine hydrolase family protein: protein MKQGLVVVDLQNEYLPTGKLPLSGIEAAVANARRVIDHARQTGIPVFHIRHESDNAQAPIFVKGSSGVQIQPAVAPEGDEPVIVKKHINAFRDTDLRKQLDAFDVQDIVVVGAMSHMCIDAVVRAAADMGYPVTVLHDACATLDLTFNGVNVPAAQVHAAMMAAFEFGYGTVKSVDDYLSA from the coding sequence ATGAAACAAGGTCTTGTAGTAGTTGATCTACAAAACGAATACCTGCCCACAGGCAAATTGCCTTTGAGCGGCATCGAGGCGGCTGTGGCGAATGCTCGCCGGGTCATCGACCATGCGCGACAGACAGGTATCCCCGTTTTCCACATACGGCACGAATCCGATAATGCGCAGGCCCCCATTTTCGTCAAGGGATCCAGCGGCGTGCAAATTCAGCCAGCAGTAGCCCCTGAGGGTGATGAGCCCGTGATTGTTAAAAAACACATCAACGCCTTTAGAGACACGGACCTCAGGAAGCAGCTGGATGCTTTCGATGTTCAGGATATCGTGGTGGTTGGTGCAATGAGCCACATGTGCATCGACGCGGTAGTACGTGCTGCGGCGGACATGGGTTATCCGGTTACTGTGCTGCATGACGCCTGTGCCACCCTGGATCTCACATTCAATGGCGTCAACGTGCCAGCCGCTCAAGTGCATGCAGCGATGATGGCAGCTTTTGAATTTGGGTACGGCACGGTTAAATCTGTGGATGACTATCTCTCGGCGTAA
- a CDS encoding LysR family transcriptional regulator: MVRRNLNDLLSFVTVAREGSFTRAAGVLGVTQSALSQAISGLEARLQIRLLTRTTRSVSPTVAGERLLKAIGNRFDEIEAELDILTQMRDKPAGTVRITCGDHVLRTTLLPRLTELLHEYPDINVEFDVNYGFRDIVADRFDAGVRLGDTIDKDMIAVPIGPPLRMAAVALPAYFAARGIPEHPRDLMSHGCINQRMQTSGGLYVWDFEQQDRQVNVRVGGQLIFNTSTHIVDAALAGLGIAYLPEEELEPHLREGRLQRVLEDWCPPFSGYYLYYPSRRQPSPAFTLVANALRKAG, from the coding sequence ATGGTCAGAAGGAACCTCAACGATCTGCTGTCTTTCGTGACAGTGGCGCGCGAAGGCAGCTTCACCCGCGCCGCCGGTGTGCTGGGCGTTACCCAATCTGCGTTGAGTCAAGCCATCAGTGGGCTGGAAGCACGCCTGCAGATCAGGTTGCTGACGCGCACAACCCGCAGCGTCTCGCCGACAGTCGCTGGCGAGCGGCTGCTCAAAGCGATCGGTAATCGCTTCGATGAAATCGAGGCGGAGCTGGATATCCTGACGCAAATGCGCGACAAGCCTGCGGGCACCGTACGCATCACCTGCGGTGATCATGTTTTACGCACGACATTGTTGCCCAGACTCACTGAACTGCTACACGAATACCCGGACATCAACGTTGAGTTCGACGTCAATTACGGGTTCAGGGACATCGTGGCTGATCGCTTTGATGCAGGCGTACGCCTGGGTGACACCATCGACAAAGACATGATCGCAGTCCCGATCGGCCCGCCATTGCGGATGGCTGCCGTTGCCTTGCCAGCGTATTTTGCTGCCCGTGGCATTCCCGAACATCCGCGCGACTTGATGAGCCATGGCTGTATCAACCAACGCATGCAGACATCAGGCGGGCTCTATGTATGGGACTTTGAGCAGCAAGACAGGCAAGTGAACGTGCGGGTAGGCGGTCAGCTCATTTTCAACACCTCGACCCATATCGTGGATGCGGCATTGGCCGGGCTGGGCATTGCATACCTGCCCGAGGAAGAGTTAGAACCGCATCTTCGCGAGGGCAGGTTGCAGCGTGTGCTTGAAGATTGGTGCCCACCGTTTTCTGGCTACTATTTGTATTACCCCAGCCGCCGACAACCCTCACCCGCATTTACGCTGGTTGCCAATGCACTGCGCAAAGCAGGGTAG
- a CDS encoding MFS transporter, which translates to MNTASTSNEAPACWSGVFAMTLCVFALIASEFMPVSLLTPMAVDLHVTEGMAGQGIAISGAFAVLTSLCISWVARTLDRKMLLLALAGLMAVSGLIVGLAPDYLTYMVGRALIGVVIGGFWSMSAATAMRLVPAPQVPKALAIFNGGNALATVIAAPLGSYLGSIIGWRGAFLCVVPVAAIALVWMYICLPPMKVASRVSGSASVFKLFRNRSVALGMVGCGAFFMGQFALFTYLRPFLETVTHVDVSTLSLILLVIGASGFVGTLIISRFLRRGLFRTLITIPVLMALIALALIPFGSSTLVVAVLLGLWGLLATAAPVGWWSWIAQALPNNAEAGGGLMVAVIQLAIALGSTVGGLLFDSRGYQSTFVASAAVLLLGAAVTLLTSRSTPSRTA; encoded by the coding sequence ATGAACACTGCTTCCACCAGCAACGAGGCTCCCGCCTGCTGGAGCGGTGTCTTTGCAATGACGCTTTGTGTATTCGCCCTGATTGCCTCTGAGTTCATGCCTGTCAGCCTGCTGACGCCGATGGCCGTTGATCTTCACGTGACCGAAGGGATGGCCGGTCAAGGCATTGCGATTTCCGGGGCGTTTGCCGTGCTGACCAGCCTCTGCATTTCGTGGGTTGCCAGAACCCTCGATCGCAAGATGCTGCTGTTGGCACTGGCCGGGCTGATGGCCGTCTCGGGACTGATAGTCGGGCTGGCCCCCGACTATCTGACTTACATGGTCGGCCGTGCACTCATCGGCGTGGTCATCGGCGGTTTCTGGTCGATGTCCGCTGCGACGGCCATGCGCTTGGTGCCCGCCCCACAGGTGCCGAAGGCGTTGGCCATCTTCAACGGCGGTAACGCGCTGGCTACCGTAATTGCCGCACCGCTGGGCAGCTATCTGGGCTCGATTATTGGCTGGCGCGGCGCTTTTTTATGTGTGGTGCCCGTCGCGGCTATTGCTCTCGTCTGGATGTATATCTGCCTGCCACCCATGAAGGTGGCGTCACGCGTATCCGGCTCGGCAAGCGTGTTCAAACTGTTCAGGAATCGGTCAGTGGCACTGGGCATGGTCGGCTGCGGGGCCTTCTTCATGGGGCAGTTTGCGCTGTTCACCTATCTGCGCCCCTTCCTTGAAACGGTAACGCACGTCGATGTATCCACGCTGTCGCTGATCTTGCTGGTGATCGGTGCATCGGGCTTTGTCGGCACCCTGATCATCAGCCGATTTCTACGGCGCGGTCTGTTCCGGACATTGATAACAATTCCGGTCTTGATGGCGTTGATCGCTTTGGCACTGATTCCTTTTGGCAGCTCGACCCTTGTCGTTGCTGTGCTGCTGGGCTTGTGGGGGCTGTTGGCGACTGCGGCCCCGGTGGGCTGGTGGAGCTGGATCGCACAGGCCTTGCCAAATAATGCCGAGGCTGGCGGCGGCCTGATGGTGGCCGTGATTCAACTGGCCATTGCGCTGGGCTCTACCGTTGGAGGGTTGCTGTTCGACAGTCGCGGCTATCAGAGCACTTTTGTCGCTAGCGCTGCCGTGCTGCTTCTTGGCGCAGCGGTGACCCTACTGACGTCACGTTCGACACCCTCTCGAACTGCTTGA
- a CDS encoding cyclophilin-like fold protein, with product MTKSTSPGANAEQRHCGGMRLLRWRGLQYSALMLGSYILMNDAALASSITEKSRMWMTVGEQRFAITLADNAAARAFATLLPLTLDMSDLNSNEKYASLSEALPANASKPGTIHTGDLMLYGTQTLVVFYSTFESTYPYTRLGRVDDNANLAQVLGRHTVKVTFSQN from the coding sequence ATGACCAAGAGTACTAGCCCTGGGGCAAATGCCGAGCAGCGCCACTGCGGGGGCATGCGGTTATTACGTTGGCGTGGTTTGCAGTATTCAGCTCTCATGCTTGGCAGTTACATCCTTATGAATGATGCCGCGTTGGCGTCTTCGATCACGGAGAAATCTCGCATGTGGATGACCGTCGGCGAACAACGCTTCGCAATTACCTTGGCCGACAACGCAGCAGCCCGCGCGTTTGCCACGTTACTGCCACTGACGCTGGACATGAGCGATCTCAACAGTAATGAAAAATACGCCAGCCTTTCTGAAGCCCTGCCCGCTAATGCGAGCAAACCGGGAACGATCCACACGGGTGATCTGATGCTGTATGGCACGCAAACCTTGGTTGTTTTCTATTCGACCTTTGAATCGACATACCCATACACCCGCCTTGGACGTGTGGACGACAACGCGAACCTGGCACAAGTGCTTGGTCGACATACCGTGAAAGTGACGTTCTCCCAAAACTGA
- a CDS encoding alpha/beta hydrolase yields the protein MKKIILLLTLLVSSLSATGADMSNGADNFYTSDKVTVQKVNFKNQYQMNVSGNLFIPKNVDAKTKSPAIVVGHPMGAVKEQSANLYATKMAEKGFVTLSLDLSFWGESEGLPRNAVSPDIYAEDFSAAVDFLGTRPFVDKERIGALGICGSGSFVISAAKIDPRMKAIATVSMYDMGAANRNGLKHGQTLEQRKEIIAQAAQQRYAEFTGGETLYTSGTVHQLDDNTHPIQREFYDFYRTPRGEYTPASSSKELTTHPTLTSNIKFMNFYPFNDIETISPRPMLFIAGADAHSREFSEEAYKLAGQPKELVIIPGAGHVDLYDRVDLIPFDKLASFFQSSLK from the coding sequence ATGAAAAAGATCATTCTCTTATTAACGCTTCTTGTCAGTTCACTCTCAGCAACAGGAGCCGATATGTCCAACGGCGCGGATAACTTCTATACCAGCGACAAAGTGACCGTGCAGAAGGTCAACTTTAAAAACCAGTATCAAATGAACGTGTCGGGCAATCTGTTTATCCCCAAAAACGTCGACGCCAAGACCAAAAGCCCTGCGATTGTTGTTGGCCACCCGATGGGCGCGGTCAAGGAGCAAAGCGCTAATCTGTATGCCACGAAAATGGCAGAAAAAGGCTTCGTGACGCTGTCCCTGGATCTTTCATTCTGGGGCGAAAGCGAGGGGCTGCCACGCAATGCCGTCTCGCCGGATATTTATGCCGAGGACTTCAGCGCCGCGGTGGATTTTCTCGGCACCCGGCCTTTTGTCGATAAAGAACGGATAGGCGCACTCGGCATCTGTGGGAGCGGCAGCTTTGTTATCAGCGCGGCCAAGATCGACCCCCGCATGAAAGCCATCGCAACGGTCAGCATGTACGACATGGGCGCAGCCAATCGCAATGGCCTGAAGCATGGGCAGACGCTTGAGCAACGCAAAGAGATCATCGCGCAAGCCGCGCAGCAACGGTATGCAGAGTTCACAGGCGGTGAAACCCTTTACACCAGTGGTACGGTGCATCAGCTGGACGATAACACCCACCCGATCCAGCGTGAATTCTATGATTTCTACCGCACACCGCGCGGCGAATACACACCAGCCAGCTCGTCCAAAGAGCTGACCACGCACCCGACGCTTACCAGCAACATCAAATTCATGAACTTCTATCCGTTCAATGACATCGAGACGATTTCACCTCGCCCGATGCTGTTCATTGCCGGAGCCGACGCGCACTCGAGAGAGTTCAGCGAAGAAGCTTACAAGCTCGCAGGTCAACCCAAGGAGCTCGTCATCATTCCTGGCGCAGGCCATGTTGACCTCTATGATCGTGTGGACCTCATTCCTTTTGACAAGCTGGCGAGCTTTTTTCAGAGCAGTCTGAAGTGA
- a CDS encoding TetR/AcrR family transcriptional regulator, whose product MRVTKAQAQANREHIVETASVVFRERGFDGVGVADLMAAAGFTHGGFYKHFGSKADLMAEASANSLDRSLAGADTLDVQGFIDAYVSRDHRDARGSGCTMAALCGDAARQSDELKAAFAEGIERTLQTLGAKYPSGPDAPPGEGRVKMIAMLAQAVGAIMLSRACPDDSSLADEILEVCHAQITASLPAQSET is encoded by the coding sequence ATGAGAGTGACCAAGGCCCAGGCCCAGGCAAATCGGGAGCACATCGTCGAGACGGCGTCTGTGGTGTTTCGCGAGCGTGGTTTTGACGGTGTAGGTGTGGCCGACCTGATGGCGGCCGCCGGCTTCACCCATGGTGGTTTTTACAAACACTTCGGCTCGAAGGCTGATCTGATGGCCGAAGCCTCCGCCAACAGCCTTGATCGCTCACTGGCTGGCGCCGATACACTCGATGTTCAGGGGTTTATCGATGCATATGTATCGAGGGATCATCGGGACGCCCGCGGCAGTGGTTGCACCATGGCTGCTTTGTGTGGCGACGCGGCGCGCCAGTCCGACGAGTTGAAAGCGGCGTTTGCCGAAGGGATAGAACGCACGTTGCAAACGCTGGGGGCCAAGTATCCATCGGGGCCTGACGCGCCGCCGGGGGAGGGAAGAGTGAAGATGATCGCCATGCTGGCACAGGCTGTCGGCGCGATCATGTTGTCGCGCGCCTGCCCGGATGACTCATCTCTGGCTGATGAAATACTTGAGGTTTGTCACGCTCAGATTACGGCTTCATTGCCTGCCCAGTCAGAGACTTAG
- a CDS encoding SDR family NAD(P)-dependent oxidoreductase has translation MTTLPTVLITGASTGIGAIYAERFAQRGHDLVLVARDHGRLQTLANRLRSEHNVAIDVLQADLTQLGDLARVEARLRDDASIGILINNAGAAQAGSFIEQSTDSIAHLVALNTTALVRLASAIAPRLAKSGGGAIINIGSVVGLAPEFGMSVYGATKAFVLFLSQGLSLELSPQGVYVQAVLPAATRTEIWDRAGIDINTLSDIMEAGDLVDAALVGFDRREPVTIPPLQEGERWNALQAARQGLLSQIKQSVVAQRYQAPV, from the coding sequence ATGACCACTCTCCCCACCGTTCTGATCACTGGCGCTTCCACCGGCATCGGCGCGATTTACGCCGAGCGTTTCGCCCAACGTGGGCACGATCTGGTCCTGGTCGCTCGCGACCATGGGCGTCTGCAAACACTGGCAAACCGGTTGCGCAGCGAACACAACGTTGCCATCGATGTTCTTCAGGCGGACTTGACCCAGCTTGGCGATTTGGCGCGCGTGGAAGCACGCCTGCGCGATGACGCCAGCATTGGCATCCTCATCAATAACGCCGGCGCCGCGCAGGCGGGCAGCTTTATCGAGCAAAGCACCGACAGCATCGCGCATCTGGTAGCGCTCAATACGACCGCGCTGGTACGCCTCGCCAGTGCCATCGCTCCACGGCTGGCCAAATCGGGGGGCGGTGCGATTATCAATATTGGCTCGGTGGTCGGCCTGGCTCCCGAGTTCGGCATGTCGGTCTACGGGGCGACCAAGGCGTTTGTGCTTTTCCTTTCCCAGGGCCTTAGCCTGGAGCTCTCACCCCAGGGTGTTTACGTGCAAGCCGTTCTGCCGGCCGCCACCCGTACAGAGATCTGGGATCGCGCCGGTATCGACATCAATACCTTGAGCGACATCATGGAAGCAGGTGATCTGGTCGATGCCGCACTGGTGGGTTTCGACCGTCGCGAGCCAGTGACGATCCCGCCGCTGCAAGAAGGTGAACGCTGGAATGCCTTGCAAGCAGCGCGTCAGGGCCTGCTTTCGCAGATCAAACAGTCAGTGGTTGCGCAACGATACCAAGCCCCTGTCTGA
- a CDS encoding alpha/beta fold hydrolase — translation MSPTRTQNHSGLQMPFIKAVNQSITVEGIPFVYRDLGPRHTVPLVLLNHWGAVLDNFDPRIVDGLAATRRVIAVDYRGIGGSGGVAPLTVGEMADDGIALIRALGFDQVDLLGFSLGGFVAQAIALKAPERVRKLILTGTGPAGGEGIDKVGSVAWPLILKGLLTLRDPKFYLFFTSTTNGRHAASAFLKRLQERQNNRDKGPTPRAFLRQLSAITAWGKQAPQDLARLRIPTLIANGDSDIMVPTVNSIALSNHIPDAQLIIYEDAGHGGIFQHYADFVAKALVFLDA, via the coding sequence ATGAGCCCCACGCGTACACAAAACCACTCTGGATTGCAGATGCCGTTCATCAAGGCAGTTAACCAATCGATCACCGTCGAAGGGATACCCTTTGTCTACCGTGACTTAGGGCCCAGGCACACGGTACCTCTGGTTCTGTTGAATCATTGGGGGGCGGTGCTGGACAACTTCGACCCACGGATCGTAGATGGATTGGCAGCCACACGACGGGTCATCGCGGTCGACTACCGCGGCATAGGGGGTTCGGGTGGAGTTGCACCACTGACCGTTGGTGAAATGGCTGACGACGGGATAGCTCTGATTCGTGCGCTGGGTTTTGATCAGGTCGACCTGCTCGGTTTTTCACTCGGTGGATTTGTTGCTCAAGCTATCGCCTTGAAGGCTCCCGAACGGGTGCGCAAACTGATTCTCACGGGCACCGGACCTGCCGGTGGCGAAGGCATCGATAAAGTCGGCTCGGTAGCATGGCCGCTGATTTTAAAAGGCTTGCTGACATTGCGAGACCCCAAGTTCTACCTGTTCTTTACCTCAACGACCAACGGACGCCACGCCGCGTCAGCCTTTTTGAAGAGGTTGCAGGAGCGCCAGAACAATAGGGACAAAGGCCCAACGCCCCGCGCGTTTCTACGGCAATTGAGCGCCATTACGGCATGGGGTAAACAGGCGCCGCAAGACCTTGCCCGGCTGCGAATTCCGACCCTGATAGCCAACGGAGACAGCGACATCATGGTGCCCACCGTGAACTCGATTGCGCTGTCGAACCACATTCCCGACGCTCAGTTGATCATTTACGAGGACGCCGGGCACGGCGGGATTTTCCAGCACTATGCTGATTTCGTGGCGAAGGCGCTGGTGTTCCTTGACGCCTGA
- a CDS encoding NADP-dependent oxidoreductase: MKAFFIEGYGKQNGRIGEVPDPEPGAHDVLVQVHAASVNQLDSKIRTGEFKLILPYSFPLILGNDLAGTVVRTGSAVTLFKPGDEVYARPPENRIGTFAQLIAVNEDALALKPSNINMAEAASIPLVALTAWQALVETAQLKKGQKVLIHAGAGGVGTLAIQLAKHFGAFVATTTSTPNIEWVKALGADVVIDYKTQNFENELHDYDVVLNSLGTDVLEKSLKVLKRGGQLISISGPPTESFAQQQRLPWVLRQVMRLLSSGIRRKARKHGVSYTFLFMRANGAQLKEITTLIEAGVIKPVIDRSFSFQSTSDALSYVEMGRSKGKVIITIK; encoded by the coding sequence ATGAAGGCATTTTTTATCGAAGGTTATGGCAAGCAGAACGGGCGTATTGGCGAAGTGCCCGACCCGGAACCGGGTGCCCACGATGTGTTGGTTCAAGTGCATGCCGCCAGCGTGAACCAGTTGGATTCGAAGATCAGAACGGGCGAATTCAAGCTGATCCTGCCTTATTCATTTCCATTGATACTGGGCAATGACCTGGCCGGGACGGTGGTTCGCACCGGCTCGGCGGTAACGCTGTTCAAGCCGGGAGACGAGGTTTATGCACGCCCTCCTGAAAATCGGATCGGGACATTTGCGCAACTGATCGCCGTGAACGAGGACGCGCTCGCCCTCAAACCTTCCAATATCAACATGGCCGAAGCCGCTTCCATCCCCTTGGTCGCTCTGACGGCCTGGCAGGCACTGGTCGAAACCGCCCAATTGAAAAAGGGCCAGAAGGTACTGATTCACGCCGGTGCCGGCGGTGTTGGCACCCTCGCTATCCAGCTTGCGAAACACTTTGGCGCCTTTGTTGCGACCACCACCAGCACGCCGAATATCGAGTGGGTCAAGGCACTCGGGGCGGATGTAGTCATCGATTACAAGACTCAAAATTTTGAAAATGAATTGCACGATTATGACGTGGTGCTGAACAGCCTGGGCACCGATGTACTGGAGAAATCACTCAAGGTTCTCAAGCGTGGCGGCCAGCTTATTTCCATTTCGGGGCCGCCGACGGAGTCGTTCGCCCAACAGCAACGTTTGCCCTGGGTGTTGCGGCAAGTGATGCGCTTGTTGAGCAGCGGTATCCGGAGAAAAGCTCGCAAACACGGTGTCAGCTACACATTTTTATTTATGCGTGCGAACGGCGCTCAACTGAAAGAAATCACCACGCTCATCGAAGCCGGAGTCATCAAACCGGTCATCGACCGTTCCTTCTCCTTTCAATCGACATCGGATGCGTTGAGCTATGTGGAAATGGGCCGATCAAAAGGAAAAGTGATCATTACGATCAAGTGA